A single window of Fischerella sp. PCC 9605 DNA harbors:
- a CDS encoding response regulator, translating to MKTVLIVEDDLINARVFSKILTKRGGLEVKHTENVEEVMRIAQAGEADIILMDVSLSRSVYQGKSVDGIKITQMLKADPQTACLPIILVTAHAMEGDRENFLKQSGADGYISKPVVDHQQFVDQIIAMLPKDSQQ from the coding sequence ATGAAAACTGTTTTGATTGTCGAAGACGATCTGATTAATGCTCGCGTTTTTTCCAAAATTTTGACCAAACGCGGTGGACTGGAAGTAAAACACACTGAAAATGTGGAAGAGGTAATGAGAATTGCCCAAGCGGGAGAGGCAGACATTATTTTAATGGATGTTTCTCTCTCAAGAAGTGTTTACCAAGGTAAGTCCGTTGATGGTATCAAAATTACACAAATGTTGAAAGCCGATCCGCAAACTGCTTGCTTACCGATAATTCTCGTGACAGCACACGCCATGGAGGGCGATCGCGAGAACTTTCTCAAGCAAAGTGGCGCTGATGGCTATATATCTAAGCCGGTGGTTGATCATCAACAGTTTGTTGACCAAATCATAGCCATGCTACCCAAAGACAGTCAGCAATGA
- the gyrA gene encoding DNA gyrase subunit A: MAKQLNLLSTGQVITTALHTEMQRSYLEYAMSVIVGRALPDVRDGLKPVHRRILYAMHELGLTPDRPYRKCARVVGDVLGKYHPHGDQAVYDALVRLVQDFSSRYPLLAGHGNFGSVDNDPPAAMRYTETRLASISHEGMLAEIGDETVEFIGNFDNSQQEPTVLPAQLPFLLLNGCAGIAVGMATNIPPHNLGEVIDGLIALIDNPDLADDKLFELIPGPDFPTGGEIVGNTGIREAYTTGKGGIVLRGVAQIEEVAASRGSKRRTAIVVTELPFQVNKAGWIEKVAELVNQGRLQGIADLRDESDRQGMRVVIELKRDTNPQDVLQQLYHLTALQTNFGAILLALVDGQPRQLTLRQLLQEFLKFREQTLSRRYTYELAKAENRLHLVEGLLKALSQLDEVIEILRQAADGSTAKIHIQSRLELSEVQADAILAMPLRRLTSLEQQNLQHEYEQLQEEIATLQRLLGDRRELLKALKKDLRTLKRKYGDERRTKIMAATVEEIRGQGKQGTEDKENPKSQIQNLKPETPPEEAVLELTQRGYVRRYQPSGKKPKTDNGLSDNDFVIQTALTDTDKDLLVLTSSGKVYPVRVGDIPPTTGRSPRGTPLITLLTNTAQEASEAVVSRFLLPENSETTDMILLTKQGRIKRLSLTEFTNLTRRGITILKLKDDDELLLTQFTTTGQQAILASSGGRLLRFKVNDEQLPVMGRTAMGLQALRLRLQEMMVGCVAFNTEANLLLVTQLGYAKRFPTSALRLGNRGDIGTQVFKFANKNDYLTAMVLAKPGAEVALVTNHQRVVRLQVDTVPNLDRNTVGESVLQLNRDEKIITVAELGI, from the coding sequence ATGGCAAAACAGTTAAACCTTCTCTCCACGGGACAGGTAATTACCACAGCCTTGCACACCGAGATGCAACGGTCTTACCTTGAATATGCCATGAGTGTGATCGTCGGGCGAGCGTTGCCAGATGTGCGTGATGGTTTAAAGCCAGTGCATCGGCGGATTTTATACGCGATGCACGAACTTGGCCTTACGCCTGACCGCCCTTACCGGAAATGCGCCCGTGTTGTGGGAGATGTGCTAGGTAAATATCACCCTCACGGCGATCAAGCGGTTTACGATGCATTGGTGAGGCTGGTGCAGGACTTTTCCAGCCGCTATCCTCTATTGGCAGGACATGGCAACTTCGGTAGCGTGGATAATGACCCACCAGCAGCGATGCGCTACACCGAGACACGTCTGGCATCCATCAGTCACGAGGGAATGCTAGCTGAAATCGGCGATGAAACGGTGGAATTTATCGGTAACTTTGATAATTCCCAGCAAGAACCGACCGTACTACCAGCGCAGTTACCGTTTTTGTTGCTGAATGGTTGTGCTGGAATCGCTGTGGGTATGGCAACAAATATCCCACCACATAATTTGGGAGAAGTGATTGATGGGTTGATTGCTTTAATCGACAATCCTGACTTAGCAGATGACAAGTTATTTGAGTTAATTCCAGGCCCGGATTTTCCTACAGGTGGGGAGATTGTTGGCAATACGGGAATTCGCGAAGCCTACACCACAGGTAAAGGCGGTATTGTCTTACGAGGAGTAGCCCAGATAGAAGAAGTTGCCGCTAGTAGGGGAAGCAAACGGCGGACGGCAATTGTGGTAACGGAATTGCCTTTCCAAGTGAATAAGGCGGGTTGGATTGAGAAAGTCGCGGAACTCGTGAATCAGGGTCGTTTGCAAGGAATTGCCGATCTCCGAGATGAGAGCGATCGCCAGGGAATGCGCGTAGTCATAGAACTCAAACGCGATACCAATCCCCAAGATGTTCTCCAGCAGCTATATCACCTAACTGCTTTGCAAACGAATTTTGGGGCGATTCTGTTGGCATTGGTGGATGGGCAACCGCGCCAACTCACATTACGCCAATTATTGCAGGAATTCCTGAAATTTCGCGAGCAGACACTTTCACGCCGCTACACTTATGAGCTTGCTAAGGCAGAAAATCGACTGCATTTGGTAGAAGGCTTACTGAAAGCACTGTCTCAACTGGATGAGGTAATTGAAATTTTGCGACAAGCTGCTGATGGCAGTACGGCAAAAATTCACATACAAAGCCGCTTGGAGTTGAGCGAGGTACAAGCAGATGCAATTTTGGCGATGCCATTGCGACGCCTGACAAGTTTAGAACAGCAGAATCTACAGCATGAGTACGAGCAGTTACAGGAAGAAATTGCCACGTTGCAGCGGTTACTGGGCGATCGCCGAGAATTGCTGAAGGCTTTGAAAAAAGATTTGCGTACTCTTAAGCGTAAATATGGTGACGAACGCCGTACGAAAATAATGGCTGCAACTGTTGAGGAGATCAGGGGACAAGGGAAACAAGGAACAGAAGACAAAGAAAATCCCAAATCTCAAATCCAAAATCTCAAACCGGAAACGCCGCCAGAAGAAGCTGTTTTGGAATTAACCCAACGCGGGTATGTGCGTCGCTATCAACCTTCAGGCAAAAAGCCAAAAACTGACAACGGTCTGTCTGATAATGACTTTGTCATTCAAACAGCGTTGACAGACACAGATAAAGATTTGTTGGTGCTAACTAGTAGTGGCAAAGTTTATCCGGTGAGAGTGGGAGATATTCCCCCCACAACTGGGCGATCGCCACGGGGAACACCCCTGATCACTTTGCTTACCAATACTGCTCAAGAAGCTTCTGAAGCTGTTGTCAGCCGCTTTTTGCTCCCAGAAAATTCAGAAACAACTGACATGATTCTGTTGACGAAGCAGGGACGAATTAAGCGTCTATCTCTGACGGAATTTACTAACCTAACGCGGCGCGGAATCACCATTTTGAAACTCAAAGACGATGATGAATTGCTATTAACCCAGTTCACTACCACAGGTCAACAAGCGATTTTAGCTAGTTCTGGTGGGCGACTGTTGCGGTTTAAAGTTAATGACGAACAACTGCCTGTTATGGGTCGTACTGCTATGGGTTTGCAAGCACTACGCCTGCGCCTGCAAGAAATGATGGTTGGTTGTGTGGCTTTCAACACAGAGGCAAATCTATTACTGGTGACACAATTAGGATATGCTAAACGCTTTCCGACAAGTGCTTTGCGACTAGGCAATCGAGGTGACATTGGTACTCAGGTCTTTAAATTTGCCAATAAAAATGATTACCTAACTGCTATGGTGTTGGCAAAGCCAGGGGCTGAAGTGGCGCTAGTGACTAATCATCAGCGAGTGGTGCGCCTACAAGTAGACACAGTGCCAAACTTGGATAGAAATACTGTGGGTGAAAGCGTTCTCCAACTCAACCGAGATGAAAAAATTATCACTGTTGCTGAATTGGGAATATAA
- a CDS encoding chlorophyll a/b-binding protein, which produces MQDTTKVTTPIVTDDRNAWRWGFTPQAEIWNGRLAMIGFLAAALIELFSGQGFLHFWGIL; this is translated from the coding sequence ATGCAAGACACAACAAAAGTAACTACACCCATTGTCACAGATGACCGCAATGCATGGCGTTGGGGCTTTACTCCGCAGGCAGAAATCTGGAACGGTCGTTTAGCAATGATCGGCTTCTTGGCTGCTGCTCTGATTGAATTATTTTCTGGTCAAGGCTTTTTACACTTCTGGGGCATTCTGTAA
- the rpoD gene encoding RNA polymerase sigma factor RpoD produces MNQANNVLDTIDYQPDLEIEINQPDLELEELLMEDEEDLLINDEGELDEEFLEPQSDEDDAKSGKAAKSRRRSQTKKKHYTEDSIRLYLQEIGRIRLLRADEEIELARKIADLLELERVYDRLQQQLERDPEYSEWAEAVQLPLPQFRHRLHVGRRAKDKMVQSNLRLVVSIAKKYMNRGLSFQDLIQEGSLGLIRAAEKFDHEKGYKFSTYATWWIRQAITRAIADQSRTIRLPVHLYETISRIKKTTKLLSQEMGRKPTEEEIATRMEMTIEKLRFIAKSAQLPISLETPIGKEEDSRLGDFIESDGETPEDQVSKNLLREDLEKVLDSLSPRERDVLRLRYGLDDGRMKTLEEIGQIFNVTRERIRQIEAKALRKLRHPNRNSVLKEYIR; encoded by the coding sequence ATGAACCAGGCTAACAACGTACTCGATACCATTGATTATCAGCCTGACCTAGAAATTGAAATTAATCAGCCTGACCTTGAGTTAGAAGAACTCTTAATGGAAGATGAAGAGGACTTACTGATCAACGATGAAGGCGAACTCGATGAAGAATTTTTAGAACCTCAGTCTGATGAGGACGACGCAAAGTCTGGAAAAGCCGCAAAATCGCGTCGTCGGTCTCAAACGAAGAAAAAGCATTACACCGAGGATTCGATTCGCCTCTACTTGCAAGAAATAGGTCGAATTCGTCTCCTTAGAGCCGACGAAGAAATTGAATTGGCACGAAAGATTGCAGACTTGCTGGAATTAGAGCGAGTCTATGATAGGCTGCAACAGCAGTTGGAGCGCGACCCTGAATACAGCGAATGGGCAGAAGCAGTACAGTTGCCCTTGCCACAATTTCGTCATCGCCTGCATGTTGGTCGTCGGGCAAAAGACAAAATGGTGCAATCTAACTTGCGTCTTGTAGTTTCAATTGCCAAAAAATATATGAATCGTGGCTTATCTTTCCAAGATTTAATTCAGGAAGGTAGCCTTGGTTTGATTCGTGCCGCTGAAAAGTTTGACCACGAAAAAGGTTATAAGTTTTCTACATACGCTACATGGTGGATTCGTCAGGCAATTACCCGGGCGATCGCCGATCAATCTCGCACAATTCGCCTTCCTGTTCACCTCTACGAAACCATCTCTCGCATTAAGAAGACCACCAAACTACTTTCTCAAGAAATGGGTCGCAAACCCACTGAGGAAGAAATTGCCACGAGAATGGAAATGACCATCGAGAAGCTGAGATTTATTGCTAAGTCTGCCCAGCTGCCTATTTCTTTAGAAACACCCATTGGTAAAGAAGAAGATTCCCGGCTGGGTGATTTTATTGAATCTGATGGCGAAACTCCAGAAGACCAAGTTTCCAAAAATCTGCTGCGGGAAGACTTAGAAAAAGTCCTCGACAGTCTCAGTCCTCGCGAACGGGATGTTCTGCGACTGCGCTATGGTTTGGATGATGGTCGAATGAAGACTCTAGAAGAGATTGGACAAATTTTTAATGTCACCCGCGAACGCATTCGTCAAATTGAGGCGAAAGCACTCCGCAAGTTACGTCACCCCAATCGTAACAGTGTTTTAAAGGAGTATATTCGTTAG